A region from the Triticum urartu cultivar G1812 chromosome 1, Tu2.1, whole genome shotgun sequence genome encodes:
- the LOC125520662 gene encoding PRA1 family protein F3-like has translation MSKYGTIPISSSSSDAPPPGSSPLDFISRAKARGASALATRQPWRELADPKALAVPRGLGDAYLRARANLAHFSMNYAIVVLGVVFLSLLWHPFSLIVFLACMVAWVFLYFLRDVPLALFGHTIGDGVVLAVLSALTLILLLLTGATGNILTSLLVGLVLVLLHALLHRPADSIDEEAGRWYTSVTPPQPY, from the coding sequence ATGTCGAAGTACGGAACCATccccatctcctcctcctcctccgatgCCCCGCCTCCCGGCTCCTCTCCGCTCGACTTCATCTCCCGGGCCAAGGCCCGCGGCGCGTCGGCACTCGCGACGCGCCAACCCTGGCGTGAGCTGGCCGACCCAAAGGCCCTCGCCGTGCCCCGGGGGCTAGGGGACGCCTACCTCCGCGCCCGCGCCAACCTCGCGCATTTCTCCATGAATTACGCCATCGTGgtcctcggcgtcgtcttccTCTCCCTGCTCTGGCACCCCTTCTCCCTCATCGTCTTCCTCGCCTGCATGGTCGCCTGGGTCTTCCTCTACTTCCTCCGCGACGTCCCACTCGCTCTCTTCGGCCACACCATCGGTGACGGCGTCGTGCTCGCCGTCCTCTCGGCCCTCACGCTCATCCTGCTCCTGCTCACCGGAGCTACCGGCAACATCCTCACCTCGCTGCTCGTCGGGCTGGTGCTCGTCCTGCTGCACGCCTTGCTGCATCGCCCCGCGGACAGCATCGACGAGGAGGCCGGACGGTGGTACACATCCGTCACACCGCCGCAGCCGTACTAG